One genomic window of Hirundo rustica isolate bHirRus1 chromosome 13, bHirRus1.pri.v3, whole genome shotgun sequence includes the following:
- the NPTN gene encoding neuroplastin: MVTERGFLSRSRACSQRSLLPNLENRQWRSRESGRCAAVGGRRRRTDGAAAAPAASPSSPSSSSSSSSCPCLRKMPRSGPLPAAFSLLLATAALLPGPAAAQNAGFVKSPMSETKLTGDAFELYCDVVGSPTPEIQWWYAEVNRAEAFKQLWDGARKRRVTINTAYGANGVSVLRVTRLTLEDSGTYECRASNDPRRNDLRQNPSITWIRAQATISVLQKPRINASEDVVLHVAGVAVTLQCNLTSSPSPLAASYWVKNGEEIPGTRKTSNTTEYRILKARAEESGEYLCVFVFSGSPVANATIEVRATPDITGHKRSENKNEGQEALMYCKSVGFPHPEWVWRKKVNGVFEDINNSSGRFFISNKENYTELSITNLQINEDPGEYQCNATNQVGSVSVTTILRVRSHLAPLWPFLGILAEIVILVVIIVIYEKRKRPDEVPDDDEPAGPMKTNSTNNHKDKNLRQRNTN, translated from the exons ATGGTTACGGAGCGAGGATTCCTGAGCAGATCCAGAGCCTGCTCCCAGCGCTCACTCCTTCCAAACTTGGAAAACAGGCAGTGGAG ATCTCGCGAGAGCGGGCGCTGCGCTGCGGTAGGAGGTCGGCGGAGAAGGACGGAcggagccgccgccgctcccgccgcctcgccctcctcaccttcctcctcctcctcctcttcctcctgcccctgcctcagGAAGATGCCGCGCTCcgggccgctccccgccgcctTCTCGCTGCTGTTGGCGACGGCCGCGCTGCTGCCGGGACCCGCCGCGGCGCAGAACG ccGGGTTTGTCAAGTCGCCCATGTCAGAAACTAAGCTCACGGGGGACGCCTTTGAACTGTACTGTGATGTGGTTGGGAGCCCCACTCCGGAGATCCAGTGGTGGTATGCGGAAGTCAACCGGGCTGAGGCTTTCAAACAGCTGTGGGATGGCGCTCGGAAGCGCCGTGTCACCATTAACACTGCCTACGGGGCCAATGGGGTGAGTGTGCTGAGAGTAACCCGCCTTACCTTGGAAGACTCTGGGACTTACGAGTGCAGGGCCAGCAACGATCCCAGGAGGAATGACTTGAGGCAAAATCCCTCCATTACGTGGATTCGAGCCCAGGCTACTATAAGCGTCCTGCAGA AGCCGCGGATCAACGCCAGCGAGGACGTGGTGCTGCACGTGGCCGGCGTGGCCGTCACGCTGCAGTGCAACCtcaccagcagccccagcccgcTGGCCGCCAGCTACTGGGTGAAGAACGGCGAGGAGATCCCGGGCACCAGGAAAACTTCCAACACCACCGAGTACAG gATCCTGAAGGCCCGAGCGGAGGAGTCGGGGGAGTACCTGTGCGTGTTCGTGTTCTCCGGCTCGCCCGTCGCCAACGCCACCATCGAAGTCAGAG CCACCCCTGACATCACTGGGCACAAGAGGAGTGAGAACAAAAACGAGGGGCAGGAGGCCCTGATGTACTGCAAGTCCGTGGGCTTCCCCCACCCCGAGTGGGTCTGGCGCAAGAAGGTCAACGGGGTGTTTGAG GACATCAACAACTCCTCGGGCAGGTTCTTCATTTCCAACAAAGAGAACTACACCGAGCTGAGCATCACAAACCTGCAGATCAACGAGGACCCCGGCGAGTACCAGTGCAACGCCACCAACCAGGTGGGCTCCGTGTCGGTCACCACCATCCTGCGCGTGCGCAGCCACCTGGCCCCGCTGTGgcccttcctgggcatcctgGCAGAGATCGTCATCCTGGTGGTCATCATCGTCATCTACGAGAAGCGGAAGCGGCCGGACGAAGTTCCCGACG ATGATGAACCAGCTGGGCCAAT GAAAACCAATTCTACAAACAATCACAAAGACAAAAACTTACGTCAgagaaacacaaattaa